From a region of the uncultured Desulfatiglans sp. genome:
- a CDS encoding Methylenetetrahydrofolate reductase, giving the protein MSMKLEAKIKAGEFIVLGELEPPKGSDFSMLLKNAGLVKGRVDALVVPEMANAVMKASSLAGCAFLQGHGFDTVLQACCRDRNRLALQADMLGAGALGIQSVMAVQGEDITFGDHHQARAVNDLDLLELLGMLQTLGGGKDMAGIELQGPPPAFIVGTTFNAGAAGGALEVELAELQKKIDLGVRYIVTTPIFEPDRLKAVLKRIDTSRVAVIPTVLLLKSAGMARYIDRNIRHISIPPDTIQSIQKAGDKAYQCTKIAGELVAAFREMGLAGTLISTIGWEDKLPQVLDIARL; this is encoded by the coding sequence ATGAGCATGAAACTGGAGGCAAAGATCAAAGCCGGTGAGTTTATCGTTCTGGGCGAACTGGAGCCGCCGAAGGGGTCGGATTTTTCGATGCTGCTGAAGAACGCCGGTCTGGTCAAAGGCCGCGTGGACGCCCTCGTGGTCCCCGAGATGGCCAACGCCGTCATGAAGGCGAGTTCGCTCGCGGGCTGCGCCTTCCTGCAGGGGCACGGGTTCGACACGGTCCTGCAGGCCTGCTGCCGCGACCGGAACCGCCTGGCGCTCCAGGCCGACATGCTCGGGGCGGGCGCTCTCGGGATCCAATCCGTCATGGCGGTGCAGGGGGAGGACATCACCTTCGGCGACCACCACCAGGCCCGGGCGGTCAACGACCTCGACCTGCTCGAACTCCTCGGCATGCTCCAGACCCTGGGGGGAGGCAAGGACATGGCCGGCATCGAACTGCAGGGCCCTCCCCCGGCCTTCATCGTGGGCACCACCTTCAACGCCGGGGCGGCGGGCGGCGCCCTCGAGGTGGAGCTGGCCGAGCTCCAGAAGAAGATCGACCTCGGCGTGCGCTACATCGTCACCACCCCGATCTTCGAGCCCGACCGGCTGAAGGCCGTCCTGAAGCGCATCGACACCTCGCGCGTGGCCGTCATCCCGACCGTCCTGCTGCTCAAATCCGCCGGCATGGCGCGCTACATCGACCGCAACATCCGCCACATCTCCATTCCGCCCGACACCATCCAGTCGATCCAGAAGGCCGGCGACAAGGCCTACCAGTGCACGAAGATCGCCGGCGAACTCGTAGCCGCCTTCAGGGAGATGGGCCTTGCCGGAACCTTGATTTCAACCATCGGGTGGGAGGACAAGCTCCCCCAGGTCCTGGACATCGCCAGGCTCTAA
- a CDS encoding conserved hypothetical protein (Evidence 4 : Unknown function but conserved in other organisms), whose amino-acid sequence MDASRKTVLIAEPQSVMAPELRPFMDDNGLEGVHAGTLKETLLTIQSQRVDALVLDASLLEEDCAFISIIKGMAENLPIIICAETNTPEFESKVRQQRIFFYHIKSFGIQDLEMAIANAMNRPPH is encoded by the coding sequence ATGGATGCATCGCGCAAGACCGTTCTCATCGCCGAACCGCAAAGCGTCATGGCCCCGGAGCTGAGGCCTTTCATGGATGACAACGGACTCGAGGGGGTGCATGCCGGCACCCTCAAGGAGACGCTCCTGACCATCCAGAGCCAGCGCGTGGACGCGCTGGTCCTCGACGCATCCCTGCTGGAGGAAGACTGCGCCTTCATCTCGATCATCAAGGGCATGGCAGAGAACCTCCCGATCATCATCTGCGCCGAGACCAACACGCCGGAGTTCGAGAGCAAGGTGCGCCAACAGCGGATCTTTTTTTACCACATCAAGTCGTTTGGCATTCAGGACCTCGAAATGGCGATCGCTAACGCCATGAACAGGCCGCCACATTAA
- the atoC gene encoding Acetoacetate metabolism regulatory protein AtoC: MTYDSIRRVLVVDDEAVVRSGIKRALQSRGLEAVAVAAAEEALQMLARTHFDLALLDIRIPDMDGVELLKRIRTAHPELPVIMITGYPTIDTAVHAMKLGALDYLVKPFRLDDLDAALKKIVWPPEAEAGQAGALGEKGLQIDSEDSLIIGRSRPMKKIFEKILRVAPTDSTVLITGESGTGKELVARAIHAKSLRKDREFVAVDCSSLVETLLESELFGHVKGSFTGAIQTKHGLFELANHGTFFFDEVSNLSLKIQAKLLRVIQEREFMKVGDQKKTRLDIRILSASNRNLAESVAAGTFREDLFYRLSVVPLRLPPLRERTDDIPLLIHHFLEKYCRKLKRALPEVSAEAMEILQEYAWPGNVRELEHTIERVLILEDTPVIRARDLPAFISQRQGEFQMFSEEPFTLEELEKKYIAFVLRLTRGKKIKAAEILGINRKTLGLKIKKYGLE, encoded by the coding sequence ATGACCTATGATTCCATCCGCCGCGTCCTGGTCGTCGACGACGAGGCGGTCGTCCGGAGCGGCATCAAGCGGGCTTTGCAGAGCCGCGGGCTCGAGGCCGTCGCCGTCGCAGCGGCGGAAGAGGCCCTGCAGATGCTCGCCCGGACGCACTTCGACCTGGCGCTCCTCGACATCCGGATACCGGACATGGACGGGGTCGAACTCCTCAAACGCATCCGCACCGCCCACCCGGAGCTCCCCGTCATCATGATCACCGGCTACCCGACGATCGACACCGCCGTCCACGCGATGAAGCTCGGGGCGCTCGACTATCTCGTCAAGCCCTTCCGCCTGGACGACCTCGACGCCGCGCTCAAGAAGATCGTCTGGCCTCCGGAGGCCGAGGCGGGACAGGCCGGGGCGCTCGGGGAAAAGGGCCTCCAGATCGACTCGGAGGACAGCCTCATCATCGGCCGAAGCCGCCCGATGAAGAAGATCTTCGAGAAGATCCTGCGCGTGGCGCCGACCGACAGCACGGTCCTCATCACCGGCGAGAGCGGTACCGGCAAGGAGCTCGTCGCGCGGGCAATCCACGCCAAGAGCCTCAGGAAAGACCGTGAGTTCGTGGCCGTCGACTGCTCGTCGCTCGTGGAGACGCTGCTCGAAAGCGAGCTCTTCGGGCACGTCAAGGGGTCCTTCACCGGCGCCATCCAGACCAAGCACGGGCTCTTCGAACTCGCCAACCACGGGACCTTCTTCTTCGACGAGGTCTCCAACCTGAGCCTGAAGATCCAGGCTAAGCTCCTCCGCGTCATCCAGGAGCGCGAGTTCATGAAGGTCGGGGACCAGAAGAAGACGCGCCTCGACATCCGGATCCTCTCGGCCAGCAACCGGAACCTGGCCGAAAGCGTCGCCGCCGGGACCTTCCGGGAGGACCTCTTCTACCGCCTGAGCGTCGTGCCGCTCAGGCTCCCGCCGCTCAGGGAGCGCACCGACGACATCCCGCTCCTCATCCACCACTTTCTCGAAAAATACTGCCGCAAGCTGAAGCGCGCCCTCCCCGAGGTCTCCGCCGAGGCGATGGAGATCCTCCAGGAGTACGCCTGGCCCGGCAACGTCCGGGAGCTCGAGCACACCATCGAGCGGGTCCTGATCCTGGAAGACACCCCGGTCATTCGCGCGCGCGACCTCCCCGCCTTCATCTCCCAGCGCCAGGGCGAATTCCAGATGTTCTCGGAGGAGCCCTTCACCCTCGAGGAGCTCGAAAAGAAGTACATCGCCTTCGTCCTGCGCCTCACCCGCGGAAAAAAGATCAAGGCCGCCGAGATCCTCGGCATCAACCGCAAGACGCTCGGCCTCAAGATCAAGAAATACGGGCTCGAATAG
- a CDS encoding PAS domain S-box protein yields MTDDKPDILVVDDEKTIRDGCNRVLSTRGYTVTGAENGQVALDILQKQPVDVILLDLKMPVMDGETLLEILKEHYADIPVIIITGHGTVDTAVNCMKKGAYDFITKPFQIDPFLLTIARAAEKRRLEQQAKRFQEENSRNLYDLSLEKSRLRTIINCLANGIMVTNRNLEVVLHNPALMRLLELGPDTAFPASVKAFLQDEDLIGTLKKIQSGESAPDATVAREIQAGRRFLRAISAPALGPEDGVVGTVTVLEDITPFKQLDAMKTDFVHMVAHELRSPLVSIRQQQSVMLEGLAGPLDPKQKDFIARGMKKIDGLLDLINDLLDIAKIESAHTVQTRVPTDLQKIIEETVALMEPRAGEQGVTVRFTARNLAPISADPKHMDEVMTNLISNAINYSPDGGEVTITAEGQGEYVEIKVQDRGIGIAPEELPKIFDKFYRVKNPKTRQVMGTGLGLAIVKGVIEAHHGSIDVESVPDGGTTFRILLPAIAP; encoded by the coding sequence ATGACGGATGACAAACCCGACATTCTGGTGGTAGACGACGAGAAGACCATCCGGGACGGCTGCAACCGCGTGCTTTCAACCCGCGGCTACACGGTCACCGGGGCGGAGAACGGCCAGGTCGCCCTCGACATCCTGCAGAAACAGCCCGTCGACGTGATCCTGCTCGACCTGAAGATGCCTGTCATGGACGGGGAGACGCTGCTCGAGATCCTGAAAGAGCACTACGCCGACATCCCGGTCATCATCATCACGGGCCACGGCACGGTCGACACGGCCGTGAACTGCATGAAGAAGGGCGCCTACGACTTCATCACGAAGCCGTTCCAGATCGACCCCTTCCTCCTGACCATCGCCCGGGCCGCGGAAAAGCGGCGCCTCGAGCAGCAGGCGAAGCGCTTCCAGGAGGAGAACAGCCGCAACCTCTACGACCTGAGCCTCGAGAAGAGCCGGCTGCGGACGATCATCAACTGCCTGGCGAACGGCATCATGGTGACCAATCGGAACCTCGAGGTGGTACTCCACAACCCGGCGCTGATGCGGCTCCTGGAACTCGGACCCGACACGGCCTTCCCCGCCTCCGTCAAGGCCTTCCTGCAGGACGAGGACCTGATCGGGACACTCAAGAAGATCCAGTCGGGCGAGTCCGCCCCGGATGCCACGGTCGCCCGGGAGATCCAGGCCGGGCGGCGGTTTCTGCGGGCCATCTCCGCACCGGCCCTCGGCCCCGAAGACGGGGTCGTGGGGACCGTGACGGTGCTCGAAGACATCACGCCCTTCAAGCAGCTCGATGCAATGAAGACGGATTTCGTGCACATGGTCGCCCACGAGCTGCGCAGTCCGCTCGTCTCGATCCGGCAGCAGCAGAGCGTCATGCTGGAGGGGCTTGCCGGCCCGCTCGACCCGAAGCAGAAGGACTTCATCGCGCGGGGGATGAAGAAGATCGACGGCCTGCTGGACCTGATCAACGACCTCCTGGACATCGCCAAGATCGAGTCCGCCCACACCGTGCAGACCCGCGTCCCGACCGACCTCCAGAAGATCATCGAGGAGACGGTCGCGCTCATGGAGCCGCGTGCCGGCGAACAAGGCGTGACGGTCCGCTTCACCGCCCGGAACCTCGCGCCCATCTCGGCCGATCCGAAGCACATGGACGAGGTCATGACGAACCTCATCAGCAACGCGATCAACTACTCGCCCGACGGGGGCGAGGTGACCATCACCGCCGAGGGTCAAGGGGAGTACGTGGAAATCAAGGTTCAGGACCGGGGCATCGGCATCGCGCCGGAGGAGCTGCCCAAGATCTTCGACAAGTTCTACCGGGTCAAGAACCCCAAGACGAGGCAGGTCATGGGCACCGGGCTGGGGCTGGCCATCGTGAAGGGGGTGATCGAGGCGCACCACGGGAGCATCGATGTCGAAAGCGTCCCGGACGGCGGGACCACCTTCCGGATCCTCCTGCCCGCCATCGCGCCCTGA
- a CDS encoding ATPase/histidine kinase/DNA gyrase B/HSP90 domain protein (modular protein) — protein sequence MTALPEMPFQRRILYIERRCAAGDETCHVLEKDPDALRPDPHKRVMPPAKPGGGRGPSSEMLRVGLAGGGERSCEILTGLYEGPRQRLAVKVIGVADPDPKAAGMKLARSMGIYTTERYEDLCERPGLDALLVTGDRPEAEAAVEACKPAGVQLIDRKICSLLIQPLIREHAAEPRDICTPGTVQDTQTILDSLPYRIMVVNTDMTIHTVNKTFLRENRLDYQDILGKHCYELRYGLTQPCKECGRACYLEEVQKTGETISTIHEFEDETGETRYEVVTVSPILNEKGETVQLLEASRDVTDRIRLEKEVEKSNIFLQNVIQSTVDGIVVVDTKGNVLIFNEGMERLTGFSAEEIMNHGHLSNFYDMDIARANMKKMRSGLYGPPGKLNPTSMQITAKDGEKIPITLTASLITIDGKDIGSVGVFTDMREVLQMRRDLEEAHVHLVQSERIASVGRMAAGVAHEINNPLSGILIYAELLKEALQDHEEHLKDIQEIIDQTLRCKHIVAELLEFSRQSVGKVASFSLDQLISKTLNLLIHQATFQNIRVSKEIEPEMPDMLGDMGQLQQVFTNLFINAADAMEYKGHLGIKARYEEGACRFIIEVSDTGPGIPKELRDKVFDIFFSTKPVGKGTGLGLSISQNIIKLHGGQISFDCPPGGGTTFRIELPLDYSCREEEKPVFIGLDDDG from the coding sequence GTGACCGCCTTGCCTGAGATGCCCTTCCAGAGAAGAATCCTCTACATCGAGCGGAGGTGCGCCGCCGGGGACGAGACCTGCCACGTGCTGGAGAAAGACCCCGATGCCTTGAGACCCGATCCCCACAAGCGCGTGATGCCGCCGGCCAAGCCCGGTGGCGGCCGAGGGCCTTCGTCGGAGATGCTCCGTGTGGGGCTTGCGGGCGGCGGAGAGCGCAGCTGCGAGATCCTGACAGGCCTTTACGAGGGGCCGAGGCAGCGGCTGGCGGTCAAGGTGATCGGCGTGGCCGACCCCGACCCGAAGGCGGCGGGCATGAAGCTTGCCCGGTCGATGGGGATTTACACCACGGAGCGCTACGAGGACCTGTGCGAACGGCCGGGGCTGGACGCGCTGCTGGTGACAGGAGACCGGCCGGAGGCCGAGGCCGCCGTTGAGGCCTGCAAGCCCGCCGGGGTACAGCTGATCGACCGCAAGATCTGCAGCCTCCTGATCCAGCCGCTCATCCGGGAGCACGCGGCGGAGCCCCGTGATATCTGCACGCCGGGCACCGTGCAAGACACCCAGACCATCCTCGACTCCCTCCCCTACCGCATCATGGTCGTCAACACCGACATGACGATCCACACGGTCAACAAGACCTTCCTGCGCGAGAACCGCCTCGACTACCAGGACATCCTGGGCAAGCACTGCTACGAGCTGCGTTACGGGCTCACCCAGCCCTGCAAGGAATGCGGGCGGGCGTGCTACCTCGAGGAGGTGCAGAAGACCGGGGAGACCATCAGCACGATCCACGAGTTCGAGGACGAAACCGGGGAGACGCGCTACGAGGTGGTGACCGTCTCCCCCATCCTGAACGAAAAGGGCGAGACCGTACAGCTTCTGGAGGCGTCGCGGGACGTCACGGACCGCATCCGGCTCGAGAAGGAGGTCGAAAAGAGCAACATCTTTCTGCAGAACGTCATCCAGAGCACCGTCGATGGCATCGTGGTGGTCGACACGAAGGGGAACGTCCTCATCTTCAACGAGGGGATGGAGCGCCTGACCGGCTTTTCGGCCGAGGAGATCATGAACCACGGCCATCTCAGCAATTTCTACGACATGGACATCGCGCGGGCGAACATGAAGAAGATGCGCAGCGGCCTCTACGGACCGCCCGGAAAGCTCAACCCGACGAGCATGCAGATCACGGCGAAGGACGGGGAGAAGATCCCGATCACCCTCACCGCCTCGCTCATTACGATCGACGGGAAGGACATCGGCAGCGTCGGCGTCTTTACCGACATGCGCGAGGTGCTCCAGATGCGCCGCGATCTCGAGGAGGCCCATGTCCACCTCGTCCAGTCCGAGCGTATCGCCTCGGTCGGCCGGATGGCGGCCGGGGTCGCCCACGAGATCAACAACCCGCTCTCCGGGATCCTCATCTACGCCGAACTGCTGAAGGAAGCGCTCCAGGACCACGAGGAGCACCTGAAGGACATCCAGGAGATCATCGACCAGACCTTGCGCTGCAAGCACATCGTGGCGGAGCTCCTGGAGTTCAGCCGGCAGTCCGTCGGCAAGGTCGCCTCGTTCAGCCTCGATCAGCTCATCAGCAAGACCCTGAACCTCCTGATCCACCAGGCGACCTTCCAGAACATCCGCGTCTCGAAGGAGATCGAACCCGAGATGCCCGATATGCTGGGGGACATGGGGCAGCTCCAGCAGGTCTTCACCAACCTCTTCATCAACGCCGCCGACGCCATGGAATACAAGGGCCACCTGGGGATCAAGGCGCGCTACGAAGAGGGCGCTTGCCGGTTCATCATCGAGGTCTCCGACACCGGGCCGGGCATCCCGAAGGAGCTGCGCGACAAGGTCTTCGACATCTTCTTCAGCACGAAACCCGTGGGAAAAGGCACGGGCCTGGGCCTGAGCATCTCCCAGAACATCATCAAGCTCCACGGCGGCCAGATCTCCTTCGACTGCCCGCCGGGAGGCGGCACGACCTTCAGGATCGAACTCCCGCTCGACTACTCGTGCAGGGAAGAGGAAAAACCCGTATTCATTGGACTGGACGATGACGGATGA
- a CDS encoding conserved hypothetical protein (Evidence 4 : Unknown function but conserved in other organisms), protein MIFTTQSGQSFDTDRDLSAPERHILQKLFAWEALSTSLEQFQDKKREAMEKGWNQSGPVQAGAAMKAIIRDLERKVRDRLA, encoded by the coding sequence ATGATCTTCACCACGCAGAGCGGCCAGAGCTTCGACACCGACAGGGACCTCTCGGCGCCGGAGCGGCACATTCTTCAAAAATTATTCGCCTGGGAGGCCCTCTCGACCAGCCTCGAGCAGTTTCAGGACAAGAAGCGGGAGGCCATGGAAAAGGGTTGGAACCAGTCCGGGCCCGTCCAGGCCGGAGCGGCAATGAAGGCGATCATCCGCGATCTCGAACGGAAGGTCCGTGACCGCCTTGCCTGA
- a CDS encoding Adenylate and Guanylate cyclase catalytic domain protein, translating to MMVADNPQKGNPLPNHAPGRTPPLDSFPMLGLYLRNLGANLLGFGIVLGLNLLTPLGYFRDQTRLFLIEGGWMRLLLWETGIMLFGAGLQVLLQRPISSYATCLRKGATPAPRMRERAERRAINLPFVIALANFGMWVAVPAILVTGMWLWFDTRTESAVFGYFRSVMVGMITATASFFLLEDYLRRGVLPALFPEGRLAAVPGTIKLPILRRIRFLYTAGTLIPMIMLVGTLYLSLKGAGQLAPGAREVAEEILLFCFFLCSVFVLFALRLNFLVGRSISSPLTGMMRVIRSVRQGDFTKRIRVVSNDEIGILGDAGNAMIAGLAEREQIRETFGLYVSPEIRDEILSGRIPLEGERRIGTLLFSDLRDFTAYVERHSPEEVIRSLRAYFTEMGAAVRAHNGLVLQYVGDEQEAVFGVPVYCEDHADRAILAALEMRRRLAALNEERVRSGLVPFRHGIGIHTGEVLTGNTGSESRRSYALIGDTVNIASRVQDLTKTLKCDILVSEDTVSCLRSTFPLTAEPPQTLKGHTRMLAVYRLD from the coding sequence ATGATGGTTGCAGACAACCCGCAGAAAGGTAACCCGCTGCCGAATCATGCGCCCGGACGGACGCCGCCGTTGGATTCGTTTCCGATGCTCGGCCTCTACCTCCGCAACCTCGGAGCCAACCTGCTCGGCTTCGGGATCGTTCTGGGGCTCAATCTCCTGACGCCGCTCGGGTATTTTCGGGATCAGACGAGGCTCTTCCTGATCGAGGGCGGCTGGATGAGGCTCCTTCTCTGGGAGACCGGGATCATGCTCTTCGGGGCGGGCCTTCAGGTCCTGCTTCAGCGACCGATCTCATCTTACGCCACCTGCCTCCGAAAGGGCGCCACCCCGGCTCCGCGCATGCGCGAGCGCGCGGAAAGGCGCGCCATCAACCTGCCGTTCGTCATCGCCCTGGCCAATTTCGGGATGTGGGTGGCGGTCCCGGCGATCCTGGTGACCGGCATGTGGCTCTGGTTCGACACCCGCACCGAGTCGGCGGTCTTCGGCTACTTCCGTTCGGTGATGGTGGGGATGATTACGGCTACGGCCTCCTTCTTCCTGCTTGAAGACTACCTCCGCCGCGGGGTCCTTCCGGCCTTGTTCCCGGAAGGGAGGCTCGCGGCCGTCCCGGGCACCATCAAGCTTCCGATCCTTCGGCGCATTCGTTTTCTCTACACCGCCGGCACCCTCATCCCCATGATCATGCTGGTGGGGACCCTTTACCTGAGCCTGAAAGGAGCCGGCCAACTCGCCCCCGGCGCACGCGAGGTGGCGGAGGAGATCCTGCTCTTCTGCTTCTTTCTTTGCTCTGTCTTCGTCCTCTTCGCCCTCCGCCTCAATTTCCTGGTCGGGCGCTCGATCTCGAGCCCTCTGACCGGGATGATGCGGGTGATTCGAAGCGTGCGGCAGGGGGATTTCACCAAGCGCATCCGCGTCGTCTCGAACGATGAGATCGGGATCCTCGGGGATGCCGGAAACGCCATGATCGCTGGCCTCGCGGAGCGGGAGCAGATCCGCGAGACCTTCGGCCTCTACGTCAGCCCCGAGATTCGTGACGAGATCCTCTCCGGCCGAATCCCCCTCGAGGGCGAGCGCCGGATCGGGACGCTCCTTTTCAGCGACCTGCGCGACTTCACCGCGTATGTGGAGCGCCATTCCCCCGAGGAGGTGATCCGGAGCCTCCGCGCCTACTTCACCGAGATGGGGGCGGCCGTCCGCGCCCACAACGGCCTTGTTCTGCAATACGTCGGGGACGAGCAGGAGGCGGTCTTCGGCGTCCCCGTCTATTGCGAAGACCACGCCGACAGGGCGATCCTCGCCGCGCTCGAGATGCGCCGCCGCCTGGCCGCCCTGAACGAAGAGCGCGTCCGCTCCGGCCTCGTTCCCTTCCGCCACGGCATCGGCATCCACACCGGCGAGGTCCTGACCGGCAACACCGGCAGCGAATCCCGCCGCTCCTACGCCCTGATCGGCGACACCGTCAACATCGCCTCCCGCGTCCAGGACCTCACCAAGACCCTCAAATGCGACATCCTCGTCAGTGAAGATACCGTCTCGTGCCTGCGGAGCACATTTCCCCTCACCGCCGAACCGCCGCAGACCCTGAAGGGCCACACCCGCATGCTGGCGGTTTACCGGCTGGATTGA
- a CDS encoding hypothetical protein (Evidence 5 : Unknown function), translating into MCGDHQVASAQTLDFLDFSQKPSFPDWKPGSTGKSFPGGNELFGHRGSRGIQTG; encoded by the coding sequence TTGTGCGGCGACCACCAGGTCGCCTCCGCACAAACTCTTGATTTCCTTGATTTTAGCCAAAAACCCTCCTTTCCGGATTGGAAACCGGGTTCTACGGGGAAATCATTTCCGGGTGGAAACGAATTATTCGGACACAGAGGAAGCAGAGGGATTCAGACCGGCTGA
- a CDS encoding hypothetical protein (Evidence 5 : Unknown function), with product MRGRNLQVTTQANAQITAQVPKKDDFRMETNAYGSKAIAVPKDGKMLRKTAY from the coding sequence TTGCGCGGGAGAAACCTGCAGGTCACCACACAGGCAAACGCGCAGATTACCGCCCAGGTTCCCAAAAAAGACGATTTCCGGATGGAAACCAATGCGTATGGATCAAAAGCAATTGCTGTGCCGAAGGATGGAAAGATGTTGCGAAAAACCGCCTATTGA
- a CDS encoding conserved hypothetical protein (Evidence 4 : Unknown function but conserved in other organisms): MKKSIVRRLRTVSAFPTGSGAEAGHRPLIRAHAAGGFTIVEMIAVLVILGVLASVAAARMMTDDGAEVRRAAETLKMHLRQAQFRAMYSDTSWGVRSNGGSYWLFEGPNTSNRVMFLGEGSDTVTLPSGVSCGSFTVSFDDWGVPYNGAGPQTGNELSSAKTIQMSCCSKTISITITPNTGFIE; encoded by the coding sequence ATGAAGAAATCCATCGTTCGTCGGCTGCGGACAGTCTCGGCTTTCCCGACTGGATCAGGCGCTGAAGCAGGGCATCGACCTCTGATCCGCGCGCATGCGGCCGGCGGGTTTACCATCGTGGAGATGATAGCGGTGCTGGTCATCCTGGGGGTGCTGGCATCGGTCGCGGCGGCCCGCATGATGACGGATGACGGGGCGGAGGTCCGCAGGGCCGCCGAAACCCTCAAGATGCACCTGCGCCAGGCCCAGTTCCGGGCCATGTATTCTGACACGAGCTGGGGCGTCCGATCGAACGGCGGCAGCTACTGGCTATTCGAGGGTCCCAACACCTCCAATCGAGTCATGTTTCTTGGGGAGGGTTCCGATACGGTTACGCTTCCCTCCGGAGTGAGCTGCGGTTCGTTTACGGTCTCCTTCGACGACTGGGGCGTCCCCTACAACGGGGCGGGCCCCCAAACCGGAAACGAACTGTCTTCAGCCAAGACGATCCAGATGTCGTGCTGCTCCAAGACCATATCCATCACGATCACCCCCAACACCGGATTCATCGAATGA
- a CDS encoding conserved hypothetical protein (Evidence 4 : Unknown function but conserved in other organisms) codes for MKSGVRSSGFTLVEVIATLVIMALGGVAVFTFLHGAVTRSSEPVAMAQDLASAMDTMEEITALYHDYRKGDLSWLAFKTDLGDYPVTTADKQDAMGNPGFEIVMVTVNTGRQSLSTFFSE; via the coding sequence ATGAAAAGCGGAGTCCGTTCGTCCGGCTTCACCCTGGTGGAAGTGATTGCGACCTTGGTCATCATGGCCTTGGGAGGGGTCGCGGTGTTCACTTTTCTCCACGGCGCGGTTACGCGCAGCTCCGAGCCCGTCGCAATGGCGCAGGACCTTGCCTCCGCGATGGACACGATGGAGGAGATCACCGCCCTGTATCACGATTACAGGAAGGGGGACCTCTCGTGGTTGGCTTTTAAAACGGATCTGGGCGATTACCCTGTGACCACAGCGGATAAGCAAGATGCCATGGGAAATCCGGGTTTCGAAATTGTAATGGTGACGGTGAATACCGGCCGCCAATCCTTGTCCACTTTTTTTTCGGAATGA
- a CDS encoding conserved hypothetical protein (Evidence 4 : Unknown function but conserved in other organisms): protein MKRDPERHPHSKGGFTLVEVIAVLLIVGILVGTGGWAVVQGVQGFLMARDSAVLTQKAQLALTRLTNEFRICYDCFGNAGGISMPFTFNTSRGGRTLDLSGGRLTIDGDDLIDEVSSFALAYDNMGRIHIQMSLTHQQGGLSIPFETWVFPRNIYN, encoded by the coding sequence ATGAAACGAGACCCTGAACGACATCCCCATAGCAAGGGCGGCTTCACTTTGGTGGAAGTGATTGCGGTGCTTCTGATTGTGGGGATTCTCGTCGGTACCGGGGGCTGGGCCGTGGTCCAGGGTGTGCAGGGTTTTCTGATGGCGCGCGACAGCGCGGTGTTGACGCAAAAGGCGCAGTTGGCCCTCACGAGACTTACCAACGAGTTTCGAATTTGTTACGACTGCTTTGGGAATGCCGGCGGCATCTCCATGCCTTTCACCTTCAATACCAGCCGGGGTGGACGGACGCTCGATCTTTCGGGTGGCCGCCTCACGATCGATGGGGATGACCTGATTGACGAAGTTAGTTCCTTCGCCTTGGCCTATGACAACATGGGACGGATTCACATCCAAATGAGTTTGACCCACCAGCAAGGGGGTCTTTCGATCCCCTTTGAGACGTGGGTCTTCCCGCGCAATATCTATAATTGA